In Amphiprion ocellaris isolate individual 3 ecotype Okinawa chromosome 3, ASM2253959v1, whole genome shotgun sequence, one genomic interval encodes:
- the fam174b gene encoding membrane protein FAM174B, which yields MMTYNLVLTFIAATLWRVSGEPLTIPSATQLNSTSSSIISHDELTHNVTDSAVGSRISSLMTHLPTLKNIVIFICVLTAAVITCLVIKVVRSGRRIRKTRKYDIITTPAERVEMAPLNEENDDEDDSTLFDVKYR from the exons ATGATGACCTACAATCTGGTTTTAACTTTCATTGCTGCGACTCTTTGGCGGGTCAGTGGCGAACCGCTCACTATTCCATCTGCGACGCAATTAAATTCAACATCATCCTCCATCATCAGCCACGATGAACTGACACATAATGTGACAGATTCTGCCGTGGGATCCCGGATTTCATCTCTGATGACGCATCTTCCAACTCTGAAAAACATTGTTATTTTCATCTGCGTGCTAACAGCTGCTGTCATCACATGCCTGGTCATCAAAGTGGTCAG ATCTGGCAGACGAATCAGGAAAACACGGAAATATGATATAATAACGACACCTGCAGAGCGAGTGGAGATGGCGCCTCTTAATGAGGAGAACGACGACGAGGATGACTCAACCCTCTTTGATGTCAAATACAG GTGA
- the st8sia2 gene encoding alpha-2,8-sialyltransferase 8B: MPLVFRTLLFGFVTLLVVLLIIDDIAQVEEEEETANIGHSKKMNLHRLIPKPHRKAAAPVDPTALPRPSTHTDRRRPSNNTTVKHSPNSWTFNKTLSNLIRKNILRFLDPERDISILKGTLKPGDIIHYVFDRHSTTNISENLYRLLPTVSPMKNQHHRRCAIVGNSGILLNSSCGLEIDSHDFVIRCNLAPVEDYSRDVGRQTNLVTMNPSVVQRAFQDLVNEEWTERFLQRLRSLSGSVLWIPAFMAKGGEERVEWALRLILLHTVDIRTAFPSLRLLHAVRGYWLTNNVHIKRPTTGLLMYTMATRFCEEIHLYGFWPFPLDPHGNPVKYHYYDTLKYEYTSSSSPHTMPLEFRTLSTLHRQGALRLHTGTCDVVQKLQEDLQSK, translated from the exons atGCCGCTTGTATTCCGCACGCTGCTGTTCGGCTTTGTAACGCTGCTGGTTGTGCTTTTGATAATTGATGATATTGCACAagtggaagaggaagaagaaactgC AAATATCGGACATTCAAAGAAGATGAACTTACATCGGCTCATCCCCAAACCGCACAG AAAGGCTGCAGCGCCTGTGGATCCCACTGCTTTACCAAGAccgagcacacacacagatcgcCGTCGTCCAAGCAACAACACCACCGTCAAACACTCGCCAAACAGCTGGACCTTCAATAAGACCCTCTCCAACCTCATCAG gaaGAATATTCTGAGATTCCTCGACCCCGAGAGAGATATCTCGATTCTGAAGGGAACGCTCAAACCGGGAGATATCATCCACTATGTTTTTGATCGCCACAGCACCACAAACATCTCAGAAAATCTCTACCGTCTCTTGCCAACTGTATCCCCCATGAAGAACCAACATCACAGGCGCTGTGCCATTGTGGGCAACTCTGGGATTCTGCTCAACAGCAGCTGTGGACTGGAGATCGACTCTCATGACTTTGTTATCAG GTGCAACCTGGCGCCGGTGGAGGACTACTCTCGGGATGTTGGCCGGCAGACCAACCTGGTGACCATGAACCCCTCGGTGGTGCAGCGGGCCTTCCAGGACCTGGTCAACGAGGAGTGGACGGAGCGCTTCTTGCAGCGTCTCCGGAGCCTCAGCGGCAGCGTGCTGTGGATCCCGGCCTTCATGGCTAAAGGTGGAGAGGAGCGGGTGGAGTGGGCCCTTCGTCTCATCCTGCTGCACACCGTGGACATTCGCACCGCCTTCCCATCGCTGCGCCTCCTCCACGCCGTCAGAGG GTACTGGCTGACCAACAACGTCCACATAAAACGCCCGACCACCGGCCTCCTCATGTACACCATGGCCACCCGTTTCTGCGAGGAGATCCACCTTTACGGCTTCTGGCCCTTCCCTCTCGACCCGCACGGCAACCCGGTGAAATACCACTACTACGACACCCTGAAGTACGAGTACACCTCCAGCTCCAGCCCTCACACCATGCCCCTGGAGTTCAGGACCTTGAGCACGTTGCACAGACAGGGGGCGCTGCGGCTCCACACTGGGACCTGCGATGTGGTGCAGAAACTACAGGAGGATCTTCAGAGCAAATAG